In Phaeobacter inhibens DSM 16374, the following proteins share a genomic window:
- the radC gene encoding RadC family protein, with protein sequence MPKDPAFEDVSLPLFPDSAKIIAPARKPPSPPSYIKDHRARLRDRFMTGGAAAMPDYELLELVLFRSIPRRDVKPLARQLLDNFGDFNRVITAPPEQLARIAGVGEAVITDLKVLEAAAHRMARAKVLQRHILSSWDALLDYCHTVMAHRETEQFRVLYLDRKNTLIADEEQAKGTVDHVPVYPREIAKRALEISASALILVHNHPSGDPTPSPSDIEMTDRVARALAALDIVLHDHLIIGKSSELSFRSAGYL encoded by the coding sequence ATGCCCAAGGATCCCGCATTCGAGGACGTCTCTCTGCCGCTGTTTCCAGACAGCGCAAAGATCATTGCACCCGCCCGAAAACCACCGTCGCCACCCTCCTATATCAAGGATCATCGCGCCCGGCTGCGGGACCGGTTCATGACAGGGGGCGCTGCTGCGATGCCGGATTACGAACTGCTGGAACTGGTGCTGTTCCGCTCCATCCCGCGCCGGGATGTGAAACCGCTGGCGCGCCAGTTGCTCGACAATTTTGGCGATTTCAATCGCGTGATTACTGCGCCTCCTGAACAGCTCGCACGGATTGCGGGAGTTGGAGAGGCGGTGATCACCGACCTCAAGGTGTTGGAAGCCGCCGCCCATCGCATGGCCCGCGCGAAGGTACTGCAACGCCACATCCTGTCCTCTTGGGACGCATTGCTGGATTATTGCCATACGGTCATGGCCCACCGCGAAACTGAGCAATTCCGGGTGTTATATCTTGATCGTAAGAACACATTAATTGCGGATGAGGAACAGGCCAAAGGCACCGTTGACCATGTACCTGTCTATCCACGGGAAATCGCAAAGCGTGCCTTGGAGATCAGCGCCAGCGCCCTGATATTGGTGCATAATCATCCATCAGGCGATCCGACGCCCTCGCCCAGCGACATCGAAATGACCGACCGGGTTGCCCGTGCTCTCGCCGCGCTGGATATTGTGCTACACGATCACCTGATCATCGGAAAATCCAGCGAACTCAGCTTTCGGTCGGCGGGGTACCTATAG
- the mutT gene encoding 8-oxo-dGTP diphosphatase MutT, which yields MKMVLVSAVALIDVEGRVLLAQRPEGKAMAGLWEFPGGKVESGETPEAALIRELEEELGINTWESCLAPLTFASHSYDDFHLLMPLFACRKWEGIPQAKEGQTLKWVRAQNLRDYPMPAADIPLIPILRDWL from the coding sequence ATGAAGATGGTTCTTGTGTCCGCCGTCGCCCTGATTGATGTCGAAGGTCGTGTGCTGCTCGCGCAGCGCCCTGAGGGCAAAGCGATGGCTGGTCTGTGGGAATTCCCAGGCGGCAAGGTTGAATCAGGCGAAACCCCTGAGGCCGCATTGATCCGGGAGTTGGAGGAAGAGCTTGGCATCAACACCTGGGAATCCTGCCTTGCGCCACTGACATTTGCCAGCCACAGCTATGATGATTTTCATCTGCTCATGCCTCTGTTTGCCTGCCGTAAATGGGAAGGCATCCCGCAAGCCAAAGAGGGGCAAACCCTGAAGTGGGTGCGCGCGCAGAACTTGCGCGACTACCCGATGCCAGCCGCTGACATTCCGCTGATCCCGATCCTGCGAGACTGGCTGTAG
- the secA gene encoding preprotein translocase subunit SecA, giving the protein MLGIGTLAKKVFGTPNDRKIKATRPLIAKINALEPEFEKLSDQDLQDKTAELRKRALDGESLDDLLPEAFANVREAARRALGLRAFDTQLMGGIFLHQGNISEMKTGEGKTLVATFPAYLNALTGKGVHIVTVNEYLAKRDSEWMGKVFAQLGMTTGVIWSGQPDAEKMAAYQSDVTYATNNELGFDYLRDNMKPSLDQVFQKHHNFAIVDEVDSILIDEARTPLIISGPAEDRSELYSTIDKLIPLLSDDHYELDEKTRGVTFTEDGNEYLEQQLIAHELLEEGASLYDPESTTVVHHVNQALRAHKLFQRDKDYIVRDGEVVLIDEFTGRMMAGRRLSEGLHQAIEAKEEVKIQPENTTLASVTFQNYFRLYGKLSGMTGTAMTEAEEFAEIYGLGVVEVPTNRPIARKDEDDQVYRTAMEKYQAMINETKKAHENGQPVLLGTTSIEKSELLSQLLQKEGIKHNVLNARHHEQEAQIVADAGRLGAVTIATNMAGRGTDIKLGGNVEFKVLEAIAETPDGDHEAIRARIEEAHVADEEAVKQAGGLFVMASERHESRRIDNQLRGRSGRQGDPGRTVFYLSLEDDLMRIFGSERLDKLLSTLGMKEGEAIIHPWVNKSLERAQAKVEGRNFDMRKNVLKFDDVMNDQRKVIFNQRREIMAAEDLSEIVADMRHEVIDDLLDVHMPAKTYVDQWDSEGLQEQVREKLGLDVPVVDWAAEEGVDDEQIRERLVEVSDAKMVEKTEAFGPETMRNIEKQVLLQTIDAKWREHLLTLEHLRSVVGFRGYAQRDPLNEYKNESFQLFENMLDTLRETVTQQLAHVRPISEDEQRQMMMQMAAQQAELQKAAAGANTSTALQEAPADGFVEDDPSTWGNPSRNDKCPCGSGKKFKHCHGSLS; this is encoded by the coding sequence ATGCTGGGTATCGGAACACTCGCCAAAAAGGTTTTCGGCACGCCGAATGACCGCAAAATCAAGGCGACACGGCCGCTGATTGCCAAGATCAACGCGCTGGAGCCCGAGTTCGAGAAACTCAGCGATCAGGATTTGCAGGACAAGACTGCCGAGCTGCGCAAACGCGCGCTGGACGGGGAAAGCCTGGATGACCTGCTGCCCGAGGCCTTTGCCAATGTGCGCGAAGCGGCGCGCCGGGCACTGGGTCTGCGGGCCTTTGACACCCAGCTTATGGGTGGCATTTTCCTGCATCAGGGCAATATTTCCGAGATGAAGACCGGCGAGGGTAAGACCCTCGTTGCGACCTTCCCGGCGTATCTCAATGCGCTGACGGGCAAGGGCGTGCATATTGTCACCGTCAACGAATATTTGGCCAAGCGCGACAGCGAATGGATGGGCAAGGTATTTGCGCAGCTAGGCATGACCACCGGTGTGATCTGGTCGGGTCAGCCAGACGCTGAGAAGATGGCTGCCTACCAGAGCGACGTCACCTATGCGACCAACAACGAGCTGGGCTTTGATTATCTGCGCGATAACATGAAGCCTTCGCTGGATCAGGTGTTCCAGAAGCATCATAACTTTGCGATTGTGGATGAGGTCGACTCCATCCTGATCGACGAGGCCCGCACGCCGTTGATCATCTCCGGTCCGGCGGAAGATCGGTCCGAACTCTATTCCACCATCGATAAGCTGATCCCGCTGCTGAGCGATGATCACTACGAGCTGGATGAGAAAACTCGCGGCGTTACCTTCACCGAGGATGGCAACGAATACCTCGAGCAGCAGCTGATCGCCCATGAGCTGCTTGAGGAGGGCGCATCGCTTTATGATCCCGAGAGCACAACAGTCGTGCATCACGTCAACCAGGCCCTGCGCGCGCACAAGCTGTTCCAGCGCGACAAGGACTACATCGTGCGTGACGGTGAAGTGGTACTGATCGATGAATTCACCGGACGGATGATGGCAGGTCGCCGTCTCTCCGAAGGTTTGCATCAGGCCATTGAGGCCAAGGAAGAGGTGAAGATCCAGCCAGAAAACACAACGCTGGCCTCTGTGACCTTCCAGAACTACTTTCGCCTTTATGGCAAGCTGTCGGGCATGACTGGTACCGCAATGACTGAAGCCGAGGAATTTGCCGAAATTTACGGCCTTGGCGTTGTCGAAGTGCCAACCAACCGTCCGATTGCGCGTAAGGATGAGGACGATCAGGTCTATCGTACTGCTATGGAAAAATATCAGGCGATGATCAATGAGACCAAGAAAGCCCATGAAAATGGGCAACCGGTTCTTCTGGGCACCACCTCCATTGAGAAATCTGAACTGCTGAGCCAGCTTCTTCAGAAGGAGGGCATCAAGCACAACGTGCTGAACGCCCGCCACCACGAGCAGGAAGCGCAGATTGTTGCCGATGCCGGTCGTCTGGGTGCGGTGACCATCGCCACCAATATGGCGGGCCGGGGAACCGATATCAAACTGGGCGGCAACGTCGAGTTTAAGGTGCTTGAGGCGATCGCAGAGACCCCTGATGGAGATCATGAGGCTATTCGCGCGCGCATCGAAGAGGCGCATGTCGCTGATGAGGAAGCCGTCAAACAAGCGGGTGGCCTGTTTGTGATGGCCTCTGAGCGTCACGAAAGCCGCCGCATCGACAACCAGCTGCGCGGCCGTTCCGGCCGTCAGGGTGACCCGGGCCGCACAGTGTTCTATCTCAGCCTTGAAGATGACCTGATGCGGATCTTCGGCTCCGAGCGGTTGGATAAGCTGTTGTCGACGCTGGGCATGAAGGAAGGCGAGGCGATCATTCACCCATGGGTGAACAAATCGCTGGAACGCGCACAGGCGAAGGTCGAAGGCCGCAACTTCGACATGCGCAAAAACGTACTGAAGTTTGACGATGTCATGAATGATCAGCGCAAGGTGATCTTCAATCAGCGTCGTGAAATCATGGCGGCTGAGGATCTCTCGGAAATTGTCGCTGATATGCGCCACGAGGTGATCGACGACTTGCTGGATGTACACATGCCAGCCAAGACCTACGTGGATCAGTGGGACAGCGAGGGGCTGCAGGAGCAGGTCCGTGAGAAGCTGGGTCTGGATGTTCCGGTTGTCGACTGGGCCGCGGAAGAGGGTGTCGACGACGAGCAAATTCGCGAACGTCTGGTGGAAGTCAGTGACGCGAAAATGGTTGAGAAAACTGAGGCCTTTGGTCCGGAAACCATGCGCAACATCGAAAAACAGGTTCTGCTGCAGACAATTGATGCGAAATGGCGCGAGCATCTGCTGACGCTGGAGCATCTGCGCTCCGTCGTGGGTTTCCGTGGCTACGCGCAGCGCGACCCGCTCAACGAGTATAAGAACGAGAGCTTCCAGCTGTTCGAGAATATGCTTGATACGCTGCGGGAAACCGTCACTCAGCAGCTGGCCCATGTGCGCCCGATCAGCGAAGACGAGCAGCGCCAGATGATGATGCAGATGGCCGCGCAACAGGCCGAGCTGCAGAAGGCTGCGGCGGGTGCCAATACATCAACCGCGTTGCAGGAGGCGCCAGCGGATGGTTTTGTCGAGGACGATCCCTCCACTTGGGGCAATCCATCGCGCAATGACAAATGCCCCTGTGGCTCTGGCAAGAAGTTCAAACACTGTCACGGCAGCCTCAGCTGA
- the argJ gene encoding bifunctional glutamate N-acetyltransferase/amino-acid acetyltransferase ArgJ has protein sequence MALPRSPLAPDHFPKLPQIAGVRFASAAAGVKYKNRTDVMLAVMDPGSTVAGVFTRSATRSAPVLDCQAKLASSDNHTAHGAAILVNSGNSNAFTGHYGQTSVAEITRTVADITGIPAARVFTASTGVIGEPLPHERIVSQIATLNDGLVATAIEDAAEAIMTTDTFAKGAGATIEVGRKTVSIAGIAKGSGMIAPDMATMLVYIFTDAQIAQNDLQALLSQICDRTFNCITVDSDTSTSDSLMLCASGASGIDVTGNTDFALALENVMLDLSHQVVRDGEGATKFVEIQVTGAMNDHDAKVHGLSIANSPLVKTAIAGEDPNWGRVVMAIGKSGAAADRDKLSISFGEVLVAEKGWVSPGYKEADGADEMAKPEIVIKVDLGLAEGKSTVWTCDLTHQYISINADYRS, from the coding sequence ATGGCATTACCCCGTTCTCCGCTTGCGCCGGATCACTTCCCAAAGCTGCCGCAGATCGCAGGTGTTCGATTTGCCTCAGCTGCGGCTGGTGTGAAATACAAAAATCGCACCGACGTGATGCTCGCCGTGATGGATCCGGGCAGTACTGTGGCTGGCGTGTTCACTCGATCCGCGACACGCTCTGCACCGGTTCTGGACTGTCAGGCAAAACTGGCCTCAAGCGACAATCACACCGCACACGGCGCTGCCATTCTGGTCAACTCAGGCAATTCAAATGCCTTTACCGGACACTATGGCCAAACCTCCGTCGCCGAGATCACCCGCACAGTTGCGGATATCACGGGCATTCCAGCAGCTCGGGTGTTCACCGCCTCCACCGGCGTCATCGGTGAACCGTTGCCCCATGAGCGGATCGTGTCGCAAATTGCGACCCTGAACGACGGGCTGGTCGCGACAGCGATTGAAGACGCTGCCGAAGCCATCATGACAACGGACACCTTCGCCAAGGGGGCAGGTGCCACGATTGAAGTGGGTAGAAAAACAGTCTCTATTGCGGGGATTGCCAAGGGTTCCGGCATGATTGCGCCCGATATGGCCACCATGCTTGTTTATATTTTCACTGATGCCCAGATCGCACAGAACGACCTGCAAGCTCTCCTGTCACAGATCTGCGATCGCACGTTCAACTGCATCACTGTGGACAGCGATACTTCGACATCCGACAGTTTGATGCTCTGCGCCTCCGGCGCCTCTGGCATTGATGTGACCGGCAACACAGATTTTGCACTGGCTCTGGAAAACGTAATGCTGGATTTGTCACATCAGGTGGTTCGTGATGGCGAAGGCGCGACCAAATTTGTCGAAATCCAAGTCACAGGCGCGATGAATGACCATGACGCCAAGGTTCATGGACTCTCGATTGCCAACTCACCGCTGGTGAAGACCGCCATCGCGGGAGAGGATCCCAACTGGGGTCGTGTGGTGATGGCCATCGGTAAATCCGGCGCCGCTGCCGACCGAGACAAGCTGTCGATCTCCTTCGGAGAGGTATTGGTCGCCGAAAAAGGCTGGGTCTCGCCTGGCTACAAAGAGGCCGACGGCGCCGACGAGATGGCGAAACCAGAGATTGTCATCAAGGTTGATCTGGGGCTGGCAGAGGGGAAGAGTACCGTCTGGACCTGCGACCTGACCCATCAGTATATTTCCATAAACGCGGATTACCGGTCATGA
- a CDS encoding substrate-binding domain-containing protein, producing MALFRAVICAALFLVTWILPLKAQDVTLSSPDGAVEITGNILGFDGEFYRVDTKFGELTVDGSGVSCEGPGCPSLSDFVAEISLSGSSTMAEVLLPALIEGFALRNGFQTRRDPMPDNNFDYVLLRDTGRVAARFSFFVSNTDEGFADLLANEADIVMALREIRSAERERAREAGMGDMTGAQRSRVLALDAMVPVVAPGNPVRSISVADLARVLSGDLSNWSELGGPNAPISLHLPVAGSGLAQAISDRLETPNIAGLGTRLRRHDRGSTLVRVVATDPFALGLASFAETSTARVLTLRGACGFSLRANRRSIKTEDYPLTAPMFLYLPSRRLPKLARDFLSYVRGPGAQIVIRRAGFVDQAPERISMNVQGDRLANAITAAGSEVPLEELQRLVSRLDGLQRLTTSFRFEPGSTRPDAQSRSNITQLARSLEAGAYDARELVFVGFSDGDGPASGNRSIAKKRAEAVRDAVIAAAETANLERTEIEIAAFGEALPMACEDQRWGRQVNRRVEVWVR from the coding sequence ATGGCTTTGTTTCGTGCGGTGATATGCGCCGCACTCTTTCTTGTCACCTGGATCCTGCCGCTGAAGGCGCAGGACGTGACACTTTCGTCGCCGGATGGAGCTGTTGAGATCACCGGGAATATTCTGGGATTCGACGGCGAATTCTATCGCGTTGACACCAAGTTCGGCGAACTGACGGTCGACGGCTCTGGTGTCAGCTGTGAGGGACCGGGGTGCCCTAGCCTGTCTGATTTCGTTGCGGAGATCAGCCTGTCGGGATCGTCGACCATGGCAGAGGTCCTGTTACCGGCTCTGATCGAGGGGTTTGCGCTGCGAAACGGGTTTCAGACACGACGCGATCCTATGCCCGACAATAATTTCGACTATGTCCTGCTGCGCGATACTGGCCGCGTTGCGGCGAGGTTCAGTTTTTTTGTCAGCAACACGGACGAAGGATTTGCCGATCTTCTCGCGAATGAGGCCGATATCGTTATGGCCTTGCGTGAAATTCGAAGCGCCGAGCGTGAGCGGGCCCGTGAGGCGGGGATGGGCGACATGACTGGCGCACAGCGCAGCCGCGTTCTGGCGCTGGATGCGATGGTGCCCGTTGTGGCCCCAGGCAATCCCGTCCGCTCAATCTCAGTCGCAGATCTGGCGCGGGTGCTGTCTGGTGACCTTAGCAACTGGTCGGAACTGGGTGGACCGAATGCGCCGATTTCGCTCCATCTTCCGGTGGCCGGTTCCGGCCTGGCACAGGCGATATCGGATCGTTTGGAGACACCAAATATTGCGGGACTTGGGACCCGTTTGCGGCGCCATGATCGTGGCAGTACCTTGGTGCGCGTGGTTGCAACGGACCCCTTTGCGCTCGGATTAGCAAGTTTTGCCGAGACTTCGACCGCACGGGTCCTGACATTGCGCGGTGCCTGCGGGTTTTCGCTACGAGCCAACCGCCGTTCGATCAAGACCGAAGATTATCCGCTGACCGCGCCCATGTTTCTCTATCTGCCGTCCCGGCGGCTGCCCAAACTGGCGCGGGATTTCCTGAGCTATGTGCGTGGACCTGGTGCGCAAATCGTGATTCGCAGGGCTGGCTTCGTCGATCAGGCGCCCGAGCGTATTTCCATGAACGTACAGGGTGACCGGTTGGCTAATGCGATCACGGCGGCGGGGTCGGAAGTCCCGCTGGAGGAATTGCAGCGGCTTGTCAGTCGGTTGGATGGCCTACAGCGTTTGACCACGTCTTTCCGGTTTGAGCCGGGCTCGACCCGTCCGGACGCGCAATCGCGGAGCAATATAACACAACTGGCGCGCTCGCTTGAGGCGGGTGCCTATGATGCGCGGGAACTGGTTTTCGTCGGCTTCTCAGACGGGGATGGACCGGCGAGCGGCAATAGATCCATCGCTAAGAAACGTGCCGAAGCGGTGCGTGATGCGGTGATTGCAGCTGCTGAAACCGCGAATTTGGAGCGCACGGAAATTGAGATTGCAGCATTCGGTGAAGCGCTGCCAATGGCCTGTGAAGACCAGCGGTGGGGGCGTCAGGTGAATCGCCGGGTGGAAGTTTGGGTCCGTTAG
- a CDS encoding peptidylprolyl isomerase, translating into MRKGLTYLSGLALTVALTLPISTAAEPHANTVVATVNGEEITIGHMIIARATLPQQYQQLPDDVLYDAILDQLIQQTSLKQELNGEVPKYVALSLENEARSLLAADVIEKVMENAASDEDLRTAYDEKYTDGTGGDEFNASHILVETEEDAADIRAELDAGADFATLARERSTGPSGPNGGELGWFSKGRMVPEFEEAVLVMGAGDVSDPVQTQFGWHVIKLNDRRTSAAPTFDEVREELATQMRQEAVEDRVLSLTTAATIERPEIEDLDPAILKNLDLVRN; encoded by the coding sequence ATGCGCAAAGGTCTCACTTATTTGTCAGGGCTCGCCCTGACAGTCGCTTTGACACTGCCCATATCCACAGCTGCAGAACCCCATGCCAATACGGTGGTGGCTACGGTAAACGGCGAAGAGATCACAATCGGTCACATGATCATTGCCCGCGCTACATTGCCCCAGCAGTACCAACAGCTACCCGATGATGTTCTCTATGACGCGATCCTGGATCAGCTGATCCAGCAGACCAGCCTGAAGCAGGAGCTGAATGGCGAGGTGCCGAAATACGTGGCCCTGTCGCTGGAAAACGAGGCCCGCTCCCTGCTCGCAGCAGACGTCATCGAAAAGGTCATGGAAAATGCGGCCTCGGACGAGGATCTGCGCACAGCCTATGATGAGAAATATACGGACGGCACGGGCGGCGATGAATTCAACGCCTCGCATATTCTGGTCGAAACCGAAGAAGATGCCGCCGACATTCGCGCAGAACTGGATGCCGGCGCAGATTTCGCCACTCTGGCGCGCGAACGCTCCACCGGCCCGTCCGGTCCCAACGGCGGTGAGCTGGGCTGGTTCAGCAAGGGCCGCATGGTCCCGGAATTCGAAGAAGCGGTTCTGGTGATGGGCGCAGGTGATGTCTCCGATCCGGTCCAGACCCAATTTGGCTGGCACGTGATCAAGCTCAACGATCGGCGGACCTCCGCTGCACCAACCTTTGATGAGGTCCGCGAAGAGCTGGCCACGCAGATGCGTCAGGAGGCAGTAGAAGACCGCGTGCTCTCCCTGACCACCGCCGCAACCATCGAACGCCCTGAGATCGAAGATCTGGATCCCGCAATCCTGAAAAATCTCGATCTGGTGAGGAACTGA
- the infB gene encoding translation initiation factor IF-2 → MSDSDGKKTLGLRGGGSRPGNVKQSFSHGRTKNVVVETKRKRVVVPKPTATKGGSGATPSGDASRRPAGISDAEMARRLKALQAAKAREVEEAQQREAEEKARAEERERRRAEQEAKEREQREAEERARQKAEDEERKRVEAETAAKRAASDAEKKKSEPAAARPAPGPSSQPRKGDRDRDDRQNRNAKGRNDGGGRRSGKLTLGQATGGEGGRQRSMASMKRKQERARQKAMGSVEREKVIRDVQLPEAIVVSELANRMAERVGEVVKSLMNMGMMVTQNQTIDADTAELIIEEFGHKVVRVSDSDVEDVIKEVEDKDEDLQSRPPVITIMGHVDHGKTSLLDAIRDARVVAGEAGGITQHIGAYQVKTEGGAVLSFLDTPGHAAFTSMRSRGAQVTDIVVLVVAADDAVMPQTIEAINHAKAAQVPMIVAINKIDKPAADPNKVRTDLLQHEVIVEAMSGEVQDVEVSAVTGQGLDELLEAIALQAEILELKANPDRAAQGAVIEAQLDVGRGPVATVLVQNGTLRQGDIFVVGEQYGKVRALINDKGERVQEAGPSVPVEVLGLNGTPEAGDVLNVTDTEAQAREIAEYREQAAKDKRAAAGAATTLEQLMQKAKEDENVSELPILVKADVQGSAEAIVQAMEKIGNNEVRVRVLHSGVGAITETDIGLAEASGAPVMGFNVRANTSARNSANQKGVEIRYYSVIYDLVDDVKAAASGLLSAEIRENFIGYAEIKDVFKVSNVGKVAGCLVTEGVARRSAGVRLLRDNVVIHEGTLKTLKRFKDEVAEVQSGQECGMAFENYDDVRKGDVIEIFEREEVTRTLD, encoded by the coding sequence ATGAGCGATAGTGACGGCAAAAAGACGTTGGGTCTTCGTGGTGGTGGGTCCCGGCCCGGGAATGTGAAACAGAGCTTCAGCCACGGTCGGACCAAGAATGTCGTGGTGGAAACCAAGCGCAAACGCGTTGTGGTCCCCAAGCCGACCGCGACAAAAGGGGGCTCCGGTGCGACGCCCTCCGGCGACGCATCGCGGCGTCCGGCTGGCATCAGCGATGCAGAGATGGCGCGCCGTCTGAAGGCGTTGCAGGCCGCCAAGGCCCGCGAAGTGGAAGAAGCGCAGCAGCGCGAAGCTGAGGAAAAGGCCCGCGCTGAAGAGCGTGAGCGCCGCCGGGCTGAGCAGGAAGCCAAGGAACGTGAACAGCGCGAAGCTGAAGAGCGTGCCCGTCAGAAGGCCGAAGACGAAGAGCGTAAGCGCGTCGAAGCCGAAACCGCTGCAAAACGCGCAGCCTCTGACGCTGAAAAGAAAAAATCTGAACCAGCCGCGGCACGCCCGGCACCCGGCCCGTCCTCGCAGCCCCGCAAGGGTGACCGCGATCGCGACGACCGGCAAAACCGCAATGCCAAGGGTCGCAATGATGGTGGCGGTCGCCGCTCCGGGAAGCTGACACTTGGTCAGGCCACCGGTGGCGAAGGCGGTCGTCAGCGCTCCATGGCGTCAATGAAGCGTAAGCAGGAGCGTGCGCGTCAGAAGGCGATGGGCTCGGTTGAGCGTGAAAAGGTGATCCGTGACGTCCAGCTGCCTGAGGCGATTGTTGTCTCTGAGCTGGCCAACCGGATGGCGGAACGCGTCGGCGAAGTAGTGAAATCTCTGATGAACATGGGCATGATGGTCACGCAGAACCAGACCATTGATGCCGATACTGCCGAGTTGATCATCGAAGAATTTGGCCACAAAGTTGTCCGGGTTTCTGATTCGGATGTCGAAGACGTCATCAAAGAGGTCGAGGACAAGGACGAAGATCTGCAGTCGCGTCCGCCAGTGATTACCATCATGGGTCACGTTGACCACGGCAAAACCTCGCTCTTGGACGCAATTCGCGATGCGCGGGTTGTTGCTGGCGAGGCCGGTGGCATCACCCAGCACATCGGTGCCTATCAGGTGAAAACCGAGGGTGGCGCTGTGCTGAGCTTCCTCGATACACCGGGTCACGCTGCCTTTACCTCCATGCGTTCGCGTGGGGCCCAGGTGACAGATATCGTGGTTCTGGTTGTTGCTGCTGACGATGCCGTGATGCCTCAGACGATTGAAGCGATCAACCACGCCAAGGCGGCGCAGGTTCCGATGATCGTTGCGATCAACAAGATCGACAAACCGGCAGCTGACCCGAACAAGGTCCGCACCGATCTGCTGCAGCACGAAGTGATCGTGGAAGCCATGTCTGGTGAAGTCCAGGATGTCGAAGTCTCTGCCGTTACAGGTCAGGGTCTCGACGAACTGCTGGAAGCGATTGCGCTGCAGGCGGAAATTCTGGAACTGAAAGCCAACCCTGATCGTGCCGCCCAAGGTGCCGTGATCGAGGCGCAGCTGGATGTGGGCCGTGGCCCTGTTGCCACCGTTCTGGTTCAGAACGGGACGCTGCGTCAGGGCGATATCTTTGTGGTGGGTGAGCAATACGGTAAGGTCCGTGCGCTGATCAACGACAAGGGTGAGCGCGTGCAGGAAGCAGGCCCCTCGGTTCCGGTTGAGGTTCTTGGCCTTAACGGGACACCCGAAGCGGGCGATGTTCTGAACGTGACCGACACCGAGGCGCAGGCCCGTGAGATCGCTGAGTATCGTGAGCAGGCCGCGAAGGATAAGCGAGCTGCTGCGGGTGCCGCGACCACGCTGGAACAGCTGATGCAGAAGGCCAAGGAAGACGAGAACGTCTCTGAGCTGCCAATTCTGGTCAAGGCCGATGTGCAAGGCTCTGCCGAGGCTATCGTTCAGGCGATGGAAAAAATCGGCAACAACGAGGTGCGCGTGCGCGTGCTGCACTCGGGTGTCGGTGCGATCACCGAGACCGATATCGGTCTGGCCGAAGCCTCCGGCGCGCCGGTTATGGGCTTCAACGTCCGTGCCAACACATCGGCGCGGAACTCTGCCAACCAGAAGGGTGTGGAGATCCGTTACTACTCGGTCATCTATGACCTTGTGGACGATGTGAAAGCTGCTGCATCGGGTCTGCTGTCCGCAGAAATCCGCGAGAACTTCATCGGCTACGCCGAGATCAAGGACGTCTTCAAAGTGTCCAACGTGGGCAAGGTTGCAGGTTGTCTGGTCACCGAAGGTGTGGCACGCCGCTCCGCCGGCGTCCGTCTGCTGCGCGACAACGTCGTGATCCACGAAGGCACGCTGAAGACTCTCAAACGCTTCAAGGACGAAGTGGCCGAGGTTCAGTCGGGTCAGGAATGCGGTATGGCGTTTGAAAACTACGATGATGTCCGCAAGGGTGATGTGATCGAGATTTTCGAGCGCGAGGAAGTGACCCGTACGCTCGATTGA